One part of the Desulfuromonadales bacterium genome encodes these proteins:
- a CDS encoding electron transport complex subunit E, whose protein sequence is MNLVREFAKGLWRENPIFKLVLGMCPTLAVTTSAINGLGMGLATTFVLVCSNAAVALLRKVIPSQVRIPAYIVLIASFVTVVQLCMEAYVYDLYKALGIFIPLIVVNCIILGRAEAFAGKNAVLPSLIDGSGMGLGFTLALFVLGSVRELFGSGSVLGFSLFGAAYPPFLLLILPPGAFITLGLLLALMNRLEASRK, encoded by the coding sequence ATGAACCTGGTCCGCGAGTTTGCCAAGGGGCTCTGGCGGGAAAATCCCATCTTCAAGCTGGTGCTGGGGATGTGCCCGACGCTGGCAGTGACGACAAGTGCCATCAACGGCCTGGGAATGGGACTGGCCACCACCTTCGTGCTGGTCTGCTCCAACGCGGCCGTTGCCCTGCTGCGCAAGGTGATTCCGTCGCAGGTGCGCATCCCGGCCTACATCGTGCTGATCGCCTCCTTCGTCACCGTCGTCCAGCTTTGTATGGAGGCCTACGTCTACGACCTCTACAAGGCGCTCGGCATCTTCATTCCGCTGATCGTCGTCAACTGCATCATACTCGGCCGGGCCGAGGCCTTCGCCGGCAAGAATGCCGTTCTTCCCTCGCTGATCGATGGCTCTGGCATGGGCTTAGGGTTCACTCTCGCCCTCTTTGTCCTCGGCTCGGTGCGCGAGCTCTTCGGCTCCGGCTCTGTGCTTGGCTTCAGCCTCTTCGGTGCTGCCTATCCCCCCTTTCTGCTGCTCATCCTCCCCCCCGGTGCCTTCATCACCCTCGGTCTGCTGCTGGCGCTGATGAACCGCCTGGAAGCCTCTCGCAAGTAA
- a CDS encoding RnfABCDGE type electron transport complex subunit G gives MKDISRLALVLTIIAVGAGLILSMVEGMTREPIAEQRRLETLKALKAVLPPIDNAPDADTVSMVTGQDKKGRELSRTFYRGRKENTLAGVAFKVTAPDGYSGNIEIMVGITPEGMVTGVEILTHAETPGLGSKIVEPWFKEQFRGKGLENYDWRVKKDGGQFDQITGATISPRAVVTAVKAGLEFYRDHRQEIAEAARREG, from the coding sequence ATGAAAGATATCAGCAGACTCGCTCTGGTTCTGACCATCATCGCCGTCGGCGCCGGACTAATCCTCTCCATGGTGGAGGGCATGACCCGTGAGCCGATTGCCGAGCAGCGCCGCCTGGAAACCCTCAAGGCTCTCAAGGCGGTTCTCCCCCCCATCGACAACGCCCCCGACGCCGACACCGTCAGCATGGTGACCGGCCAGGACAAGAAGGGGAGGGAACTCAGTCGCACCTTCTACCGCGGACGGAAGGAAAACACGCTGGCCGGAGTAGCCTTCAAGGTGACCGCACCCGACGGCTACAGCGGCAATATCGAGATCATGGTCGGGATCACCCCGGAGGGGATGGTCACCGGCGTCGAGATCCTCACTCATGCTGAGACGCCCGGCTTGGGGAGCAAGATCGTCGAGCCCTGGTTCAAGGAGCAGTTCCGCGGCAAGGGGCTGGAGAATTACGACTGGCGGGTGAAGAAGGACGGCGGCCAGTTCGATCAGATCACAGGCGCCACCATCTCCCCCCGGGCGGTAGTGACGGCGGTGAAGGCGGGGCTCGAATTCTATCGCGACCACCGGCAGGAGATTGCCGAAGCGGCGAGGAGGGAAGGATGA